The following nucleotide sequence is from bacterium.
TCTACATGATCTTCTTCGGGGTCGGGGCCTTTGCGGCCTCGGCGATGTCCTTCGTCGCCCCCACTTCGCCCCTGTGGTCCCAGATCCTGGTCTTCACCCTCGTGTCGGTCATCTCCTTGGTGCTTTTCCGCAAGCCGCTCATGAAAAAGTTCGGCATGGACAAGCCCATCCCCTCCCGCAACGAGATCGTCCATGAGATCGCCCTGGCGATGGAGGACATCGCCCCGGAGAAGGTGGGAAAGGCGGAGCTGCGGGGCTCCACCTGGAACGCCCGCAACAAGGGGACGGCGGCCCTCATGAAGGGCCAACGCTGCCGGGTGGTCAAGGTCGAGGGGCTGACCCTTTGGCTCGAGCCGGAGTGAAACAAGTTCTTTTCCTATAAGGAGGCAGTATGGGTACGTTGATCTTCTTCGGGGCCGTGGCTTTCTTCATCCTGATCGTCGTTTCCAAGACCGCCATGGTGGTGCCGCAACAGACCGCCTATGTGGTGGAGCGCCTGGGCCGTTACCGGGCGACGCTGGAAGCGGGGTTCCATATCCTGCTGCCCTTCCTGGACGTGGTCCGCAACAAGGTGATGCTGAAGGAAGTGGCCATCGAGATCCCCGAACAGGTCTGTATCACCCGCGACAACGTGCAGGTGGGCGTGGACGGCATCCTTTACTTCAAGGTCCTGAACCCGGAGAAGGCCACCTACGGGGCCGCCAACTACCTCTTCGCCATCACCCAGTTGGCCCAGACCACCCTGCGCAGCGAGATGGGGAAGATCGACCTGGACAAGACCTTCGAAGAACGGGGCCAGATCAATCTTTTGATCGTGACCGAACTGGACAAGGCCTCCGAGCCCTGGGGGGTCAAGGTGCTCCGTTATGAGGTCAAGAACATCAATCCCCCACGGGATGTGCTGGACGCCATGGAAAAGCAGATGCGCGCCGAGCGGGAAAAGCGGGCCGTGATCCTCAGTTCGGAGGGCGCGCGGGACGCGGCCATCAACAACGCCGAAGGGCAGAAGCAACAGGTCATCAAGCAGTCCGAGGCGTCGAAGCAGCAGTCCATCAACGAGGCGGAGGGGAAGGCCCAGGCCATCCTCTCGATCGCCGAGGCCACGGCCGAGGGCTTGCGCAAGGTGGCCCAGGCCATCCAGGT
It contains:
- a CDS encoding stomatin-like protein yields the protein MGTLIFFGAVAFFILIVVSKTAMVVPQQTAYVVERLGRYRATLEAGFHILLPFLDVVRNKVMLKEVAIEIPEQVCITRDNVQVGVDGILYFKVLNPEKATYGAANYLFAITQLAQTTLRSEMGKIDLDKTFEERGQINLLIVTELDKASEPWGVKVLRYEVKNINPPRDVLDAMEKQMRAEREKRAVILSSEGARDAAINNAEGQKQQVIKQSEASKQQSINEAEGKAQAILSIAEATAEGLRKVAQAIQVPGGYEAVQLRVAEDYIHQFGQLAKHSNTMILPANLADVASVISTAMAAVNRKPVDVPVKKP
- a CDS encoding NfeD family protein → MEWWIWAVAGLAFGLAEIATPGFYMIFFGVGAFAASAMSFVAPTSPLWSQILVFTLVSVISLVLFRKPLMKKFGMDKPIPSRNEIVHEIALAMEDIAPEKVGKAELRGSTWNARNKGTAALMKGQRCRVVKVEGLTLWLEPE